The following proteins are encoded in a genomic region of Hoeflea phototrophica DFL-43:
- a CDS encoding sugar ABC transporter ATP-binding protein, with translation MSEDHPIGLSIRGAVKVYPGTRALKGVDFDIRMGAVNVLVGENGAGKSTLMKIIAGVEELNEGEILLNGEAVTFRSKDDAVRAGIGIVFQELNLFAEMTVAENVFIGRERARMGIDIDGDAETEQTSLLMKRLEQTIAPDTVLGHLRIGQQQIVEIAKALAQDVNILILDEPTSALSAHEVDVLFRVIEDLKRQGVGIVYISHRLEELIRVGDYITVLRDGEITGARSMQGVDIPWIVHAMIGDKSKDFASATNHEFGVEAFRAEDVCLPRPGGGFIVDHLSLSVRAGEVLGLYGLMGAGRTEFLECVMAQHHGSTGRYYVYAEELRSHSVAGRISKGIALVPEDRKRDGLVQIMSIRENLTLSSIRRIARLFHLDPVREVKKAAEYIKRLTIKVSNPENPVSSLSGGNQQKVVIGKALMTEPRVLLMDEPSRGIDIGAKAEIYRLIRKLASEGLAILFVTSDLEEVMALADRIAVMADGRKTGEFPNTARAADIIAAATPRKQKDTAA, from the coding sequence ATGAGCGAAGATCACCCAATCGGGCTGTCTATCCGCGGGGCCGTCAAGGTCTATCCCGGCACCCGCGCGCTCAAGGGTGTGGATTTCGATATCCGCATGGGCGCCGTGAACGTGCTTGTCGGCGAGAATGGCGCGGGCAAATCCACCCTGATGAAAATCATCGCCGGCGTTGAGGAACTGAACGAGGGCGAGATCCTGCTCAATGGAGAGGCAGTCACCTTCCGCTCCAAGGATGATGCGGTCCGCGCGGGCATCGGAATTGTTTTCCAGGAGCTCAATCTCTTCGCCGAGATGACGGTGGCCGAGAATGTCTTCATCGGCCGGGAGCGGGCCCGCATGGGCATCGACATCGATGGCGACGCCGAAACCGAGCAGACGTCGCTTCTGATGAAGCGCCTGGAGCAGACAATTGCACCCGATACGGTGCTGGGCCATCTCAGGATCGGCCAGCAGCAAATCGTGGAGATTGCCAAGGCGCTGGCACAGGACGTCAACATTCTCATCCTCGACGAGCCCACATCGGCGCTGTCCGCGCATGAAGTTGATGTCCTGTTCCGGGTTATCGAGGACCTCAAGCGCCAGGGCGTCGGGATCGTCTACATCTCACACAGGCTCGAGGAACTGATCCGCGTCGGTGATTACATCACCGTCCTCAGGGATGGTGAAATCACCGGTGCGCGATCGATGCAGGGCGTGGACATCCCCTGGATCGTTCACGCCATGATCGGCGACAAGTCGAAGGATTTCGCCTCCGCCACAAATCACGAGTTCGGCGTTGAAGCCTTTCGCGCCGAAGATGTCTGCCTGCCGCGGCCCGGCGGCGGCTTCATTGTCGACCACCTGTCGCTCTCCGTTCGCGCCGGAGAGGTTCTGGGGCTCTACGGTCTTATGGGGGCTGGCCGGACCGAGTTTCTCGAATGCGTCATGGCCCAGCACCATGGCTCGACAGGACGTTACTACGTCTACGCAGAGGAGCTGCGCTCGCACAGTGTCGCCGGACGCATCAGCAAGGGGATTGCCCTGGTCCCCGAGGACCGCAAGCGCGATGGGCTGGTGCAGATCATGTCGATCCGCGAGAACCTGACACTGTCCTCGATCCGCCGGATTGCACGCCTGTTTCATCTTGACCCGGTCCGCGAGGTCAAGAAGGCCGCTGAATACATCAAGCGCCTGACGATCAAGGTCTCGAACCCTGAAAATCCGGTCTCGTCACTGTCGGGCGGCAATCAGCAAAAGGTCGTCATTGGCAAGGCCCTCATGACGGAACCCCGCGTTCTGCTGATGGATGAGCCGTCCCGCGGCATCGACATCGGTGCCAAGGCGGAGATCTACCGGTTGATCCGCAAGCTTGCCTCAGAAGGTCTGGCGATTCTCTTCGTCACCTCCGACCTCGAAGAAGTGATGGCGCTCGCCGACCGGATCGCTGTCATGGCTGACGGGCGCAAGACCGGGGAGTTTCCCAACACAGCCCGTGCCGCCGACATCATTGCAGCTGCCACGCCAAGAAAACAAAAGGACACCGCCGCATGA
- a CDS encoding DeoR/GlpR family DNA-binding transcription regulator, whose translation MLSTVRRKRIIDWIEEEGSARVRDLAAAFEVTEATIRQDLERLEKAGQVTREHGGAFLNSVPSQVASHALHHRIEMDRKQKIGALAASLVADNETIILDAGTTTTEVATRLTVRKNLTVITNALNIAMVLGSVPGFSVHMPGGEFKPPTLSLTGDKSVDYFRDILAGKLFLATAGVDVELGLTYPSFADLQLKQAMIRAAQHVYLVADASKINKPSFTRLGDLDLVQTFITDDGISDKDAKSIEARGIELLIAR comes from the coding sequence ATGCTCTCGACTGTGCGGCGCAAGAGGATCATTGACTGGATCGAAGAAGAGGGGTCTGCGCGGGTGCGCGATCTCGCAGCTGCTTTCGAGGTCACCGAGGCCACCATCCGGCAGGACCTCGAACGGCTGGAAAAGGCAGGCCAGGTTACCCGTGAACATGGCGGAGCCTTTCTGAATTCCGTGCCCAGCCAGGTCGCTTCTCATGCACTCCACCACCGTATCGAGATGGACCGGAAGCAGAAGATTGGTGCGCTCGCAGCCTCACTGGTTGCGGACAACGAAACCATCATTCTCGATGCGGGCACGACGACGACGGAAGTTGCCACCCGGCTGACCGTTCGCAAGAATCTCACCGTCATCACCAATGCGCTCAACATCGCCATGGTTCTCGGCTCGGTTCCTGGGTTTTCCGTTCACATGCCGGGCGGCGAGTTCAAACCGCCGACCTTGTCTCTCACAGGGGACAAGTCGGTCGATTATTTCCGTGACATCCTCGCGGGGAAACTGTTTCTCGCCACGGCTGGCGTGGATGTCGAACTCGGGCTTACCTATCCAAGCTTTGCCGACCTACAGCTCAAGCAGGCGATGATCCGGGCGGCTCAACATGTCTATCTTGTCGCCGATGCGTCCAAGATCAACAAGCCTTCCTTTACCCGCTTGGGCGATCTGGATCTGGTGCAGACCTTCATCACCGATGACGGAATCTCGGACAAGGATGCCAAGTCTATCGAAGCGCGCGGCATTGAGCTTCTGATTGCGCGCTGA
- a CDS encoding D-ribose ABC transporter substrate-binding protein: MSKLTLKRRTFLGSVAVAAVVAAKPAWAQSKGTIAIITPSHDNPFFKAEADGADAKAKELGYDTVILVHDDDPNKQSQQFDTVIAQGVVAIILDNAGADASVAAVQRAKDAGIPSFLIDREITATGVAVSQIVSNNYQGAQLGAEEFVVQMGESGKYAELLGKESDTNAGIRSQGYHDVIDQFTDLEMVAQQTANWSQTEAFSVMESMLQANPDIKGVISGNDTMAMGAMAALEAAGRSDVIVVGFDGSNDVRDSILAGGIKATVLQPAYQQAQLAVEQADKFLTAGSTGLDEKQLMDCVLITADNAGQLDNFQLS; this comes from the coding sequence ATGTCGAAACTGACTTTGAAGCGTCGTACGTTCCTTGGGAGCGTCGCGGTTGCAGCCGTTGTTGCCGCCAAGCCGGCTTGGGCCCAATCAAAGGGCACGATCGCAATCATCACGCCAAGCCATGACAATCCGTTCTTCAAGGCAGAAGCCGATGGTGCCGACGCCAAGGCTAAGGAGCTTGGCTACGACACCGTAATTCTCGTGCACGATGATGACCCGAACAAGCAATCACAGCAGTTCGACACGGTGATTGCCCAGGGCGTTGTCGCCATCATTCTCGACAATGCCGGTGCGGACGCATCCGTTGCGGCGGTCCAACGCGCCAAGGATGCGGGCATCCCGTCGTTCCTCATCGACCGTGAAATCACCGCCACCGGCGTTGCCGTGTCGCAGATTGTGTCGAACAACTATCAGGGCGCCCAGCTCGGTGCTGAGGAATTCGTGGTCCAGATGGGCGAAAGCGGCAAATATGCCGAGCTTCTGGGCAAGGAATCCGACACCAATGCCGGCATTCGCAGCCAGGGCTATCACGATGTGATCGATCAGTTCACGGACCTTGAGATGGTCGCTCAGCAGACCGCCAACTGGTCGCAGACCGAGGCTTTCTCGGTGATGGAATCGATGTTGCAGGCAAACCCGGACATAAAGGGTGTGATCTCTGGCAACGACACCATGGCGATGGGCGCGATGGCCGCACTGGAAGCCGCGGGCCGCAGCGATGTGATTGTCGTCGGCTTCGATGGCTCCAACGATGTGCGGGACTCGATCCTCGCCGGCGGCATAAAGGCCACCGTGCTTCAGCCAGCCTATCAGCAGGCCCAGCTTGCTGTGGAGCAGGCCGACAAGTTCCTGACCGCAGGATCGACAGGGCTTGATGAAAAGCAGCTGATGGATTGTGTCCTCATCACCGCCGACAATGCGGGCCAGCTCGACAATTTCCAGCTGAGCTAA
- a CDS encoding transketolase family protein, producing MNAVEKVEGLFDCRKAWATTLETLAADDERIVAVVNDSVGSSNLGGFQNAFADRLVNVGIAEQNMVGVSAGLANGGRIPFVSAASCFLTGRALEQIKADIAYSGYNVKLVGQSSGIAYGELGATHHSIEDFAWLRALEPLTVIAPADPWETEMAVRWAAEHEGPVYLRLSRMQVPDLGPDAHGRRDFTPGTARLMRKGDDVTILASGTIVHIALAAADALASDGISARVFSVHTLNPLDEAAVLAAAEETGAIVTCEEALVRGGFGGAVAELTSSNRPVPVERVGFKTFQTTGSVDWLFEQNGLTPIGIADASRRALARKTG from the coding sequence ATGAACGCAGTGGAAAAAGTGGAAGGTCTGTTCGACTGCCGCAAGGCCTGGGCAACGACGCTTGAGACGCTGGCGGCTGACGACGAACGGATCGTGGCAGTGGTCAATGATTCGGTCGGTTCGTCCAATCTGGGCGGTTTTCAGAACGCTTTCGCCGACCGGCTGGTCAATGTCGGCATTGCCGAACAGAACATGGTTGGTGTCAGCGCCGGGCTGGCCAATGGCGGGCGCATTCCATTCGTGTCGGCCGCCTCCTGTTTTCTGACCGGCCGGGCGTTGGAACAGATCAAGGCCGACATTGCCTATTCCGGATACAATGTGAAGCTGGTCGGCCAGTCCTCCGGCATCGCCTATGGCGAACTTGGCGCGACCCATCATTCCATCGAGGATTTTGCCTGGCTTCGCGCGCTTGAGCCGCTGACGGTGATTGCACCAGCCGACCCGTGGGAAACGGAGATGGCGGTGCGGTGGGCGGCAGAGCATGAGGGCCCGGTCTATCTGCGTCTGTCGCGGATGCAGGTGCCTGATCTCGGACCGGATGCTCATGGCCGCCGCGATTTCACACCCGGCACGGCACGATTGATGCGAAAGGGAGATGATGTGACGATCCTTGCCTCGGGCACGATCGTGCATATTGCATTGGCCGCAGCTGATGCTCTGGCAAGTGACGGCATCTCGGCACGGGTTTTCTCGGTCCACACACTCAATCCGCTCGACGAGGCAGCCGTTCTGGCGGCTGCCGAGGAAACCGGCGCGATCGTGACCTGCGAGGAGGCGCTTGTGCGCGGCGGATTTGGTGGCGCCGTTGCGGAACTGACATCGTCGAACCGACCGGTGCCGGTAGAACGGGTCGGCTTCAAGACCTTCCAGACGACCGGTTCGGTGGACTGGCTGTTCGAACAGAACGGGCTGACCCCGATTGGCATCGCTGATGCTTCACGCCGAGCTCTCGCACGCAAGACGGGCTGA
- a CDS encoding ABC transporter permease: MSEMITAAPRPAARPNFLLLVLEMRTYLALLLVFAYFAIMAPNFLSVDNAVLISKHVAINAFLAIGMTFVIITGGIDLSVGSVVGLTGMVAGYLVLNGIYIGGGYTVYFNTIEIVAIVCCVGIFVGWINGILITRLKVAPFIATLGTLYVARGVSLLLSDGRTFPNLNGNPEYGSDTFPMIGSGTVFGLPVMIWALIGVTLLAIYISRRTPLGRHIYATGGNERSAALSGVNVDRTKLFVYMFSGLMAAIVGIIIASQLKASHPATGEFFELNAIAAAVLGGTSMAGGRGRIWGTIVGAFVIGILADGLIMMGVSSFWQMVIKGLVIIAAVVIDQFQSRLQSRIALAQETEGGR, from the coding sequence ATGAGCGAGATGATCACCGCTGCGCCGCGCCCGGCTGCGCGCCCCAACTTTCTTCTGCTTGTGCTGGAGATGCGCACCTATCTCGCCTTGCTGCTCGTCTTTGCCTATTTTGCGATCATGGCGCCGAACTTCCTGTCGGTTGACAACGCGGTGCTGATTTCCAAGCATGTCGCCATCAATGCCTTCCTGGCGATCGGCATGACCTTCGTGATCATCACCGGCGGGATCGATCTGTCCGTTGGCTCGGTTGTTGGCCTTACCGGCATGGTCGCGGGCTATCTGGTGCTCAACGGCATTTACATTGGTGGCGGCTACACGGTCTATTTCAACACCATCGAGATCGTTGCCATCGTCTGCTGTGTGGGGATCTTCGTTGGCTGGATCAACGGGATCCTGATCACGCGATTGAAAGTCGCGCCTTTCATTGCCACTCTCGGCACGCTTTATGTGGCCCGCGGCGTCTCGCTGCTGCTCTCGGACGGCCGCACTTTCCCCAATCTCAACGGCAACCCGGAATACGGATCCGATACGTTTCCGATGATCGGATCGGGCACTGTGTTTGGCCTGCCGGTGATGATCTGGGCGCTGATCGGCGTCACCCTGCTGGCAATCTACATCTCCAGGCGTACGCCGCTCGGCCGCCACATCTATGCCACCGGCGGCAATGAACGCAGTGCCGCGCTCTCGGGTGTGAATGTCGATCGCACCAAGCTGTTCGTTTACATGTTTTCCGGGCTTATGGCCGCGATCGTCGGAATCATCATCGCTTCCCAGCTCAAGGCCAGCCATCCGGCCACGGGTGAGTTCTTCGAACTCAATGCCATTGCAGCCGCAGTCCTGGGCGGCACATCGATGGCTGGTGGTCGCGGACGGATCTGGGGAACCATCGTTGGCGCCTTCGTCATCGGCATCCTCGCCGACGGTTTGATCATGATGGGCGTGTCGTCATTCTGGCAGATGGTGATCAAGGGCCTGGTGATCATTGCCGCAGTTGTGATTGACCAGTTCCAAAGTCGGCTCCAGTCGCGTATTGCTTTGGCTCAGGAAACGGAAGGCGGGCGCTAG
- a CDS encoding transketolase, with amino-acid sequence MAMPLEDEDTRLPQIRQKANWMRRRALEMVHGKKLGHIGGDFSATDILATLYFGVLRYDPVKPDWPERDRFVMSKGHATGALYTVLCAAGYFPEDWLKTYMGPGSRLNGHPNRNYLPGVEANTGPLGHGFPIALGMAIAGQMSGSAHRTFVLTGDGEQQEGSNWEAAMTAGHKQLQDLTLIIDRNRLQQGARTEDTVSLDPLGEKYRSFGWDVIEVDGHDHAKLLNTLDAAPAQGRPRCIIANTIKGKGVSFMEDKAKWHHGVPNDDEFELAMKELSR; translated from the coding sequence ATGGCGATGCCGCTTGAAGACGAAGACACGCGACTGCCGCAGATCCGGCAGAAAGCCAACTGGATGCGCCGCAGGGCGCTGGAGATGGTGCACGGCAAGAAGCTGGGGCACATCGGCGGTGATTTCTCAGCCACCGATATACTCGCGACGCTCTATTTCGGAGTGCTGCGCTATGACCCAGTAAAGCCGGACTGGCCGGAGCGGGATCGTTTCGTGATGTCGAAAGGACATGCAACAGGCGCACTTTACACTGTGCTGTGTGCTGCAGGCTATTTTCCCGAGGACTGGCTCAAAACCTATATGGGGCCGGGCTCGCGCCTGAACGGGCACCCCAACCGGAACTATCTTCCGGGCGTGGAAGCCAATACCGGGCCGCTTGGCCATGGCTTCCCAATCGCTTTGGGGATGGCCATTGCCGGCCAGATGTCCGGCTCCGCCCACCGCACCTTCGTGCTTACCGGAGACGGCGAGCAGCAGGAAGGATCGAACTGGGAAGCCGCGATGACAGCGGGCCACAAGCAACTTCAAGACCTGACGCTGATCATCGACCGCAACCGGCTGCAGCAGGGCGCCCGCACCGAGGACACCGTCTCGCTCGATCCGCTGGGTGAGAAGTACCGGTCATTCGGCTGGGACGTGATCGAGGTTGACGGGCACGACCATGCAAAGCTGCTCAACACGCTGGACGCGGCACCGGCACAAGGCCGTCCGCGCTGCATCATCGCCAACACGATCAAGGGCAAGGGCGTCTCCTTCATGGAAGACAAGGCCAAGTGGCACCATGGCGTGCCCAATGACGACGAATTCGAACTGGCGATGAAAGAGCTCAGCCGATGA
- a CDS encoding DUF2291 family protein, translated as MKQAIPVILILCLAALPGCKIIHESEKTEVVSVGPEGDAARNQARLEETFDSQLLPLITTGPLDVAGLRAALASDGLEAAGSAHGNQGSGRGAAWNFPVQGDGIIVAAKLDTSARTVSVDVDKDGVGDVTVQLGPVIRGTALRDVAPFYNFDDFRDQIEFAKLARAINDRIKPLLKVPDGDLVGMTMSFVGVTPLKSPQETMVVTPVEMSFAK; from the coding sequence ATGAAACAGGCGATTCCTGTCATTCTCATTTTGTGCCTTGCGGCCCTTCCGGGCTGCAAGATCATTCATGAGAGTGAAAAGACGGAAGTGGTATCGGTAGGGCCTGAGGGTGATGCTGCTCGCAATCAGGCACGTCTCGAAGAGACATTCGACAGCCAGCTTCTGCCATTGATAACGACCGGACCGCTCGATGTTGCCGGGCTTCGCGCCGCACTTGCCTCGGACGGGCTCGAAGCCGCAGGCTCTGCCCATGGCAACCAGGGATCCGGCCGGGGGGCAGCCTGGAACTTCCCCGTTCAGGGCGACGGCATCATCGTCGCAGCCAAACTCGACACCAGCGCGCGCACCGTGTCCGTCGATGTCGATAAAGACGGGGTGGGCGATGTCACCGTGCAATTGGGGCCGGTGATCCGCGGCACTGCATTGCGGGATGTCGCGCCTTTCTACAATTTTGATGATTTCCGCGATCAGATCGAGTTCGCCAAACTGGCCCGTGCCATCAATGACCGGATCAAGCCGCTGCTCAAGGTGCCGGACGGCGATCTCGTCGGCATGACCATGTCCTTTGTCGGCGTGACGCCTCTCAAGTCTCCTCAGGAGACCATGGTTGTTACGCCCGTTGAGATGAGTTTCGCGAAATGA
- a CDS encoding L-fucose/L-arabinose isomerase family protein — MDRTVNRPVSLGVVIGSRAFFSPAPCKQARDAVLAQMERLGINAVTLPFEATDNGAVQSISDAKLYADHFAANRDKIDGIVICLPNFGDEIAVAELVGRAKLDVPILLQACNDEIDKVDVHSRRDAFCGKISISNNFWQYGVPFTETTNHTVDIESDEFAADLDRFARICRTVGGLKGARIGAIGARTGPFQTMRYSEKLLQTSGVTVVTVDLSEMMHAAGQIADDAPELLEKLRKIEAYGTIPTYIKSEQVLTQAKWTLAVNRWIDENECDASAIQCWRSLQDNFGCATCLTMSMMGEELMPSACEVDVMGAVSMYALTLASGAPAAILDWNNNYGNSPDMCVCTHCGNYPKSFIGDTPEISELDVLGETIGRGKCFGAVKGKVKAGDMTYFRLSSDDNAGRLKCYVGEGEFTDDPFGMDGGIAVTRVKDLRRLMRFVTQNGFEHHVAMVRGQHADVVNEAVTRYLGWATYHHGGDPEPQLFIPNRF; from the coding sequence ATGGATCGCACAGTCAACCGGCCGGTATCACTCGGCGTCGTTATCGGCAGCCGGGCGTTCTTCAGTCCAGCGCCCTGCAAGCAGGCGCGCGATGCCGTTCTGGCGCAAATGGAGAGGCTCGGCATCAATGCCGTAACGCTCCCTTTTGAAGCAACGGACAATGGTGCAGTGCAGTCAATCTCCGACGCCAAGCTTTACGCGGACCATTTTGCGGCCAATCGGGACAAGATCGACGGGATTGTCATCTGCCTGCCCAATTTCGGCGACGAGATTGCCGTGGCCGAACTGGTGGGCCGGGCCAAACTCGATGTGCCCATCCTGCTCCAGGCCTGCAATGACGAGATCGACAAGGTCGACGTTCATTCGCGGCGGGATGCCTTCTGCGGCAAGATCTCGATCTCCAATAATTTCTGGCAGTATGGCGTCCCTTTCACCGAAACGACCAACCATACGGTCGATATCGAATCGGATGAATTCGCCGCGGACCTGGATCGTTTCGCGCGCATCTGCCGGACAGTTGGCGGACTAAAGGGGGCGCGGATCGGCGCCATCGGCGCCCGGACCGGACCGTTTCAGACCATGCGCTATTCAGAAAAGCTCCTGCAGACCAGTGGCGTAACGGTGGTTACGGTCGATCTGTCGGAAATGATGCATGCAGCCGGGCAGATCGCCGACGACGCCCCTGAATTGCTGGAGAAACTCCGCAAGATCGAGGCCTACGGCACGATCCCGACTTACATCAAATCCGAACAGGTGTTGACCCAGGCCAAATGGACGCTGGCAGTCAACCGCTGGATTGACGAGAACGAGTGTGACGCCTCGGCGATCCAGTGCTGGCGTTCGCTGCAGGACAATTTTGGCTGCGCGACCTGCCTGACCATGTCGATGATGGGCGAGGAGCTGATGCCGTCTGCCTGCGAAGTGGATGTGATGGGGGCCGTTTCGATGTATGCGCTCACACTCGCGTCCGGCGCGCCGGCGGCCATTCTCGACTGGAACAACAATTACGGCAATTCCCCCGACATGTGCGTGTGCACCCATTGCGGCAATTATCCCAAGAGCTTTATCGGCGACACACCTGAAATCTCCGAGCTCGATGTGCTTGGTGAGACCATCGGGCGCGGCAAGTGCTTTGGTGCAGTCAAGGGCAAGGTGAAAGCAGGCGACATGACCTATTTCCGCCTCTCCTCGGACGACAATGCAGGCCGGCTCAAATGCTATGTGGGCGAAGGTGAGTTCACCGATGACCCATTCGGCATGGATGGCGGGATTGCGGTCACACGGGTCAAGGATTTGCGCCGGCTGATGCGCTTTGTCACCCAGAATGGGTTCGAGCATCACGTGGCGATGGTCCGGGGCCAACATGCCGATGTCGTCAACGAGGCGGTCACGCGCTATCTCGGCTGGGCAACCTATCATCACGGCGGCGATCCCGAGCCGCAGCTTTTCATTCCAAACCGTTTCTGA
- a CDS encoding FGGY-family carbohydrate kinase, with amino-acid sequence MFVLAIDQGTTNTKALVFAQDGEVVRSASASCHTDYPHPGWAEQSASEIWATTRQVIGDACAGIETEIAAIGISNQRETLVVWDATTGEPVGPAPIWQCRRTADECAALIEAGHSDEVSTLTGLGINPLFPASKLAWVLKNRPEPEDLHRVGRLRAGTVDSWLLWNLTGRAVFATDHSNASRTLLFDTERLAWSPRLGEIFGAPIDCLATPMASDARFGETAQGATTLPAGVPIHAMMGDSHAALFGHGVRGPGKVKATYGTGSSLMTLTRQRTLSSHGLSGTIAWTQDGNTAHALEGNITVSAQAAAFMAEMLGLNGPAELSDLALQVSDNGGVCFVPALAGLGAPHWQDDARGLVSGLSLGSRPAHLARATFEAIAHQVTDVLEAMEQDLGHPLNGLSADGGASANSFLMQLQADFIGKPVERREIAEIGAFGVASMAAEALGMPIVAGAKEIRIFDPATDATARRGARNEWKIAIARACR; translated from the coding sequence ATGTTTGTTCTGGCCATCGATCAGGGCACGACCAACACCAAGGCGCTGGTGTTTGCGCAGGATGGCGAGGTCGTACGAAGCGCTTCAGCATCCTGCCACACGGATTACCCGCATCCGGGATGGGCGGAGCAATCTGCCTCGGAGATCTGGGCCACCACGCGTCAAGTCATTGGCGACGCCTGTGCCGGTATCGAAACCGAAATCGCGGCCATCGGGATATCCAACCAGCGCGAGACCCTGGTGGTCTGGGACGCAACAACCGGCGAGCCAGTCGGGCCGGCGCCAATCTGGCAATGCCGGCGCACGGCTGATGAATGCGCCGCGCTGATTGAAGCCGGTCATTCCGATGAGGTCAGCACATTGACCGGGCTCGGCATCAACCCCCTGTTTCCTGCATCCAAACTTGCCTGGGTTCTCAAGAACCGCCCCGAGCCTGAAGATCTCCACCGGGTCGGGCGGCTGCGGGCCGGAACCGTCGATTCCTGGTTGCTCTGGAACCTCACCGGCCGGGCGGTGTTTGCCACGGACCACTCCAACGCCTCGCGCACGCTTCTGTTCGACACCGAAAGGCTCGCCTGGAGCCCCCGGCTCGGTGAGATTTTTGGTGCACCGATTGATTGTCTTGCCACACCCATGGCCTCCGATGCCCGGTTTGGCGAAACCGCGCAAGGCGCCACAACCCTGCCCGCCGGCGTCCCGATCCATGCGATGATGGGTGACAGCCATGCAGCGCTGTTCGGTCATGGTGTGCGCGGGCCTGGAAAGGTCAAAGCGACCTACGGAACAGGATCATCTCTGATGACCCTGACCCGGCAACGCACCCTCTCAAGCCACGGCCTCTCGGGCACCATCGCCTGGACGCAGGATGGCAACACTGCCCATGCGCTTGAAGGCAATATCACCGTGTCCGCACAGGCGGCAGCTTTCATGGCGGAGATGCTTGGGCTCAATGGACCCGCCGAGCTCTCGGATCTGGCCCTGCAGGTTTCCGACAATGGCGGGGTCTGTTTCGTGCCGGCACTCGCGGGGCTGGGGGCACCGCACTGGCAGGACGACGCCCGTGGTCTGGTCAGCGGGTTGTCGCTGGGATCACGCCCGGCGCATCTGGCGCGCGCAACCTTTGAGGCCATCGCGCACCAGGTGACCGATGTGTTGGAGGCAATGGAACAGGATCTCGGCCACCCGCTCAACGGGCTGAGCGCCGATGGCGGTGCCTCCGCCAATTCCTTCCTGATGCAGCTTCAGGCCGATTTCATCGGCAAACCGGTGGAGCGGCGCGAAATTGCCGAGATCGGCGCTTTCGGTGTTGCCAGCATGGCTGCCGAGGCGCTTGGAATGCCGATTGTGGCCGGAGCCAAAGAGATCCGAATCTTCGATCCCGCCACCGATGCGACGGCGCGGCGCGGCGCGCGCAACGAATGGAAGATCGCCATCGCACGCGCCTGCCGCTAA
- a CDS encoding ArsC family reductase, giving the protein MTVTIYGIKNCDTMKKARKWLADQGIEAVFHDYKSAGIDAAHLERWCVEAGWETVLNRAGTTFRKLDEAEKQDLDQTKAIRLMLAQPSMIKRPVIEAGDRVLVGFKPELYAQFFG; this is encoded by the coding sequence ATGACCGTCACGATCTACGGCATCAAGAATTGCGACACCATGAAGAAAGCGCGGAAATGGCTTGCCGATCAGGGCATCGAAGCCGTCTTTCATGACTACAAGAGCGCCGGTATTGACGCGGCGCATCTTGAGCGCTGGTGCGTGGAGGCCGGTTGGGAAACGGTTCTCAACCGTGCGGGCACCACTTTCCGCAAGCTCGATGAGGCCGAAAAGCAGGATCTCGATCAGACCAAGGCGATCCGTCTGATGCTGGCCCAGCCATCAATGATCAAGCGCCCGGTGATCGAGGCGGGTGATCGCGTGCTTGTCGGATTTAAGCCGGAGCTATACGCTCAATTCTTTGGTTGA